The Oryza glaberrima chromosome 5, OglaRS2, whole genome shotgun sequence DNA segment AGTGGGCCCCGTGGTATCCGGGCTCGTCGGGTAGCACTTCCACCAGGTCTCCGGGGCGGAACTGATCCGgggcaggcgccgccgccgccgccgtcgccggcggcgggttgcggcggaggcgcggcgacCTCATCGGCGGGAGAGTGGAGGGGGGCACTGGACGGGGTCAAGTGAACTGGAGAGTAAACTGCAGAGACATCCTACAGAGACAGTAGCACCGTCCGATCGGGGAGATGGAATGGACGGTTGCTATTGCTTCGATGGTCTGAATAATTTGTTATACgtataagaaaaatagaaaccCCCCTACGAGCTTATAGTAAGGCCGCATACATTTGAAAAACAGAGAATTTTTATAAATGGTCATTCTCGACGCACGAATGACCGCACGAAAAATGTATCTTATTACATTTGAAAAACAGAGAATTTTGATACTAATGGAACGtaggattaattaaatattagttaaaaacttaaaaaattaattagtatgattttctaaaacaactttcctatagaaaatttttacaataCCACACCATTAGCAGTTCAAGAAGcggaaaattgagaaaagataGCACAGAACGTAGCCTTATACGAGAATTAAGCCCGTTTCCccatcaaattttggcaaactTGATCGATAATTGAACAGTTTTACCCCCATGAAATTCACACCTTAGCGCATACGGTTCAGAAGAATTTCACCGCTTTCATCTATGAAATGGAAACATGACTGTCAACCAGGTGTTAAAATCTGAAACGTCTTGCTAAACTCACAGGCACATGTAACGTTTGCAGCAgttaaaaggggaaaaaatgctGTCCTTTACAGAAGCACATCAACAAGGCATAAGCCCATTGGATTCCTTCACATTCACAGTAACAGAAATCAAACTCACCCCAAAAAAATCAATGTATTCCCTGTTAATAGACATTTGTACACAAGCAATTTCTTCAGGTCAAAAAGAAGGCgtaaaaggaggaaaaagaaccTAAGTGTTAGTTCCTGTGTCGAGGTCGTATAACTCAAGATAGTAGTCCAAGCAAAGCATCCGAGATGTACATATCATATATCATTCTTGGGCTCTCCTAGCTCAGGATGTGTTGCTGCAAACTGATCCGATTTGTCCAGTAGATCCCTGCAAATTGCAATGTGTGCTGATATCACTCAAGGTTACCTGGAGCTGATATAGTGGATAAAAGGTGCGCCATAGTACCAAGCTCCGCATGTGTTCAATCATCTGGATCCATCTCCTCATCCTGCTCTGAGGATTTATTCATGTCACTTCTATCAGATTCCTGCTGTGTGTCTTGGCTAGAATCATCTTCAGGCAAGTCGCCGTCGTAATCCTCATTTTGAGGCTCATTATTCTTGGTAGACACCATGGCCAAGCTGCGAACCATCCAATCAGGACACTCTTCTTCACCTCCAAATAGGAGCCTACCATGGCTATCTTTCGTCGACTGAACACCAGGTGACTTTGGCGTTCTACAAGAACACTCTGGTAATGGGTGGGCAAGAAAAGATACAGGTTTTGACAGCATCGCTGATTTTACAATGCCTTCTACACTTGCACTGTTATTGAGATGTTGGCGTGCAGCCAATGTCCAATTCCGTGGCGGGTGATACTGATGGTCACTAACATTTTCGAAAAGCGCAGAAATAGTCTTTCTGTTCATAAAAAGGGAAGGCACATGTCAAATCATGTAACATTAAGTATCCAGACATACTGATGGTATAAGATAATAAAGGTGTTATACCTGTCAGGCCTATAGGTTATACCAGATGGGGTTTGGTATAGCCGATGCCCCATGATCAAACTTGAGTAGTCTGGCCAGCCACTCCCATCATTATGAAACCCAGGAAAGAATGCATCAGCTTCAACCGAAACAAAATAATCAAGTGCGTCCCAGAGCAACCGATGCGCTTGCCTTCTAAATTCAACGGGAGAAGGATCTGGTTCTGTGTCATTCTCACCAATCCAGCCATACCAGCCTACTTTTTCATGAGCATAGTATGGCCTTGCAGGAGGTGGTGGCAGCGGTCTTGGGCGAGGCCCTGCTCTCTTCCATTCGTCAACGAGTTCTTTCTCAGTTTTGGGAGGTGGAGGGTGTGCCATATCTGATGCAAGAGGAGCCTCTGGGCCAACTAAATCAGATAACTCCCTCTGACTACATACAGAAGTGCGATCAACTAAGTTGGCATACATAGCTCGTAGTGGAATAAGTATTCTCTGTCCACCAAAAGTTTCAGAACCAGCCAAGTATATTATTGTAGTTGATGGATAACCTAATGCCTGAAGCAGAAGTCCAACCTGCAAAAGTGCAGATTGAAGCACCGCACAAATTGGCAACCAAAATGAATCGATAAGCACATGACATGTTAAACACAGTAATTAGCAAACTGAATCACCCTGATTCTATGGAAGAGATTAGGTTCACAGAAATAACTATTTGTCTACTTGGTACAGAAAACCGGTACCCAATAGTAATGCAAGGCATCTTGAAGGAAGAAACGAAACAATTCAAATTAAAGAAGTCTTTCTAGCTGATTTGTCTCATTTTTCCTGTGCATACGAGTGTGATTGTACAGTTAGAGATCATTGAGACCATTTCTCTCATACCCTATATACGTATGTGAAAAGGCATAGTATCTAGTTCCACGAAGATAAATCTGAACTGCATGCATTCTAAAGTAAAACAGCATAGCACTCTTAATGAACAGCTGAAGCTCAAATTTTAATATTCACAATGTAATACAGGGCTAAACATCAATTGTATATAAAACATAAAGGAAAGATTCGCCAAGGGAAAGGAGAAACCAA contains these protein-coding regions:
- the LOC127774121 gene encoding protein EMBRYO SAC DEVELOPMENT ARREST 30; this translates as MLLKSKFKLATAIGIVLSMLSLLVHLFLANYSAGGITRYSLHMDDVLPFGPRPRPRRLWGSLSTLDHLHPYAKPRKIYPAPDYHNGFIYAKIYGGFEKIQSSICDLVAVARLLNATLVIPEIQATTRAKGISSKFKSFSYLYDEDHFISALSSDVAIVRGLPKDLREARKKIKFPTVSPKNSATPEYYVTEVLPKLSKSKVIGIIINGGKCLQSILPATLEEFQRLRCRVAFHALKFRPEIRALGNQIVSRLRVSGRPYLAYHPGLLRDTLAFHGCAELFQDIHTELIQYRRNQMIKRGTVKEQLSVDSVSRKINGSCPLMPEEVGLLLQALGYPSTTIIYLAGSETFGGQRILIPLRAMYANLVDRTSVCSQRELSDLVGPEAPLASDMAHPPPPKTEKELVDEWKRAGPRPRPLPPPPARPYYAHEKVGWYGWIGENDTEPDPSPVEFRRQAHRLLWDALDYFVSVEADAFFPGFHNDGSGWPDYSSLIMGHRLYQTPSGITYRPDRKTISALFENVSDHQYHPPRNWTLAARQHLNNSASVEGIVKSAMLSKPVSFLAHPLPECSCRTPKSPGVQSTKDSHGRLLFGGEEECPDWMVRSLAMVSTKNNEPQNEDYDGDLPEDDSSQDTQQESDRSDMNKSSEQDEEMDPDD